In a genomic window of Amycolatopsis japonica:
- a CDS encoding RidA family protein, translating into MIQRWNPETVAAPIGPYSHLVRVPADHELVVVSGQIGVLPDGELAGPDAESQTRALLVNLERLLEAAGAGPEHLVKVFSMLSGTEHLAGFRTALRETFTRWYPEADWPAQSLIVVAALARPELVVEVEALIAVPRAV; encoded by the coding sequence ATGATCCAGCGGTGGAACCCGGAGACCGTCGCGGCGCCGATCGGCCCGTACAGCCATCTGGTCCGCGTGCCCGCCGATCACGAACTCGTGGTCGTGTCCGGTCAGATCGGTGTGCTGCCCGACGGCGAACTCGCCGGGCCCGACGCCGAGTCCCAGACCCGCGCGTTGCTCGTCAACCTCGAGCGGCTGCTCGAAGCCGCGGGTGCCGGACCTGAGCACCTGGTCAAGGTGTTCAGCATGCTGTCCGGCACCGAACACCTCGCCGGGTTCCGCACGGCGTTGCGCGAGACCTTCACCCGCTGGTACCCCGAAGCGGACTGGCCCGCCCAGTCGCTGATCGTCGTGGCGGCACTGGCCCGTCCCGAGCTCGTCGTCGAGGTGGAAGCCCTGATCGCGGTACCGCGCGCCGTTTAG
- a CDS encoding ABC transporter ATP-binding protein, translated as MIRTLLGLIPGTKRSAFRRYVVLAVLSVLLRAAGVVLLVPLVGALFGAEPSDALSWLAALAAVTAAGWAIDAVVGRLGFELGFGVLDHAQHDVAERLTDVRLSWLDGEHIQTARQAIAATGPDLVGLVGYLLTPLIGAVLLPIAIALALLPISWPLGVAALAGVPVLLGALWATGRIIRRADRATAEANTTLTERIVEFSRTQQTLRAARRVEPARSHAGAALTAHHGATVRLLRLQIPGQVLFGVAGQLALVLLAGTTVLLATRGELSVPEAVALIVVIARYLEPFTALGDLAPGIETATTTLGRIRTVLTAPVAPAGESTAPADAPQIRFEKVGFRYSPDTENVLEDFDVTLEPGTTTAIVGPSGSGKSTVLALLAGLHRPTSGRVLADGTDVAEFRRDLVTFVFQQPYLFEGSVRDNVLAGDPTASDERVAEVVGLARVDELLEHTAVGEAGTALSGGERQRVSIARALLKPAPVLLVDEATSALDTENEDAVVRSLSADPVPRTRVIVTHRIAGIRHADRVLFLEDGRIAESGTVEELLAAQGRFAEFWRRQLDATGWRITAG; from the coding sequence GTGATCCGCACGTTGCTGGGCCTGATCCCCGGGACGAAACGCTCGGCCTTCCGGCGTTATGTCGTGCTGGCCGTGCTTTCAGTGCTCCTGCGTGCCGCCGGTGTCGTCCTGCTGGTGCCGTTGGTGGGTGCCTTGTTCGGCGCGGAGCCTTCGGACGCGCTGTCCTGGCTCGCCGCGCTCGCGGCCGTCACCGCGGCGGGCTGGGCGATCGACGCCGTCGTGGGGCGGCTCGGCTTCGAGCTCGGCTTCGGGGTGCTGGACCACGCCCAGCACGACGTCGCCGAGCGGCTGACGGACGTCCGGCTGTCCTGGTTGGACGGTGAACACATCCAGACCGCCAGGCAGGCCATCGCCGCCACCGGCCCCGACCTCGTCGGCCTGGTCGGCTACCTGCTCACCCCGCTCATCGGCGCGGTCCTCCTGCCGATCGCGATCGCGCTGGCCCTCCTGCCGATCTCCTGGCCGCTCGGTGTCGCCGCGCTGGCCGGGGTCCCGGTCCTGCTGGGCGCGCTGTGGGCGACCGGCCGGATCATCCGCCGCGCCGACCGGGCGACGGCGGAGGCGAACACCACGCTGACCGAACGGATCGTCGAGTTCTCCCGCACCCAGCAGACGTTGCGGGCCGCCCGCCGCGTCGAACCCGCGCGCAGTCACGCCGGCGCCGCGCTCACCGCGCACCACGGCGCGACCGTCCGGTTGCTCCGCCTGCAGATCCCGGGGCAGGTGCTCTTCGGCGTCGCCGGTCAACTGGCGCTGGTCCTGCTCGCGGGGACGACCGTCCTGCTCGCCACACGAGGCGAGCTGAGCGTGCCCGAGGCCGTCGCGCTGATCGTCGTGATCGCCCGGTACCTCGAACCGTTCACCGCGCTCGGGGATCTCGCACCCGGTATCGAGACCGCCACCACCACGCTCGGCCGCATCCGCACCGTCCTCACCGCGCCCGTGGCCCCGGCGGGGGAATCCACCGCACCGGCCGATGCACCGCAGATCCGGTTCGAGAAGGTCGGTTTCCGCTACTCGCCGGACACCGAGAACGTGCTGGAGGACTTCGACGTCACCCTGGAACCGGGGACGACGACCGCGATCGTCGGGCCGTCCGGCTCGGGCAAGAGCACCGTGCTCGCGCTGCTCGCGGGTCTGCACCGGCCCACGAGCGGTCGCGTGCTCGCCGACGGCACGGATGTCGCGGAATTCCGCCGGGACCTCGTCACCTTCGTCTTCCAGCAGCCGTATCTCTTCGAGGGATCGGTGCGGGACAACGTGCTCGCCGGGGATCCCACGGCGAGCGACGAGCGGGTCGCCGAGGTCGTCGGGCTCGCCAGGGTCGACGAGCTGCTGGAACACACGGCCGTCGGCGAGGCGGGCACCGCTCTCTCCGGCGGCGAGCGGCAGCGGGTGTCCATCGCCCGCGCGTTGCTCAAACCCGCGCCCGTGCTGCTCGTCGACGAGGCGACCAGCGCGCTGGACACCGAGAACGAGGACGCCGTGGTCCGCTCGCTCAGCGCCGATCCCGTGCCGAGGACGCGGGTGATCGTCACCCATCGGATCGCCGGGATCCGGCACGCCGACCGGGTGCTCTTCCTCGAGGACGGCCGGATCGCGGAATCCGGCACGGTCGAAGAACTCCTTGCGGCGCAAGGACGTTTCGCCGAGTTCTGGCGGCGGCAGCTCGACGCCACCGGCTGGAGGATCACCGCGGGATGA
- a CDS encoding ABC transporter ATP-binding protein/permease, whose amino-acid sequence MARGFQGAVMRGFGARDHEATVVETEEITPKFVRVRFVSPTLFEDVVVEPAAWLRFWFPDPEGGTTEFQRAYTLTEADPEAGTFAIDVVLHEPAGPASRWLRDACPGAKVPVMSLGSSSFSVPADPPAGYLLIGDSASIPAINAILEVIPADLPIELYLEEHDETDRLIPLGGHPRLTVHWVPRLDATSLAAAIETRDWSDWQAWIATEAGSFKHLKTRLREAFGFPKSEVHGRAYWYYGRAMGAFRGEKEEPAAQVPKPVAAAPKGAWRAQAAGRLLAPVRRTLIFAGILQAVVTLIGLAPFVLLVELVRRLLTGGESLWALGVSALVLLGVGTLLESAVVLWLHAADARFARDLRQRLLGKLARLPLGWFTARGSGTVAKLVQGDTLSLHYLVTHAVPDAVAAVVAPVAVLAYLFAVDWRLALVLLVPILVYLVTTSIMVVQSGPKTGQAMRWAERMAGEAGAYLEGQPVIRVFGGAAASSFRRRLDEYLGFLGDWQRPFTGKKTMLDFATRPATFLLLITGIGTPMVVGGGMEPMTLIPFLVLGTTFGARLLGIGYGLGGVREGMLAARRIQVVLDEPELSTVELAVRDGVEPGTVELDRVGFAYRSGVPVLENVSLTLRPGTVTALVGPSGAGKSTLAALVARFHDVTEGAIRVGGRDVRAFAADELYGRVGFVLQDPQLVQGTVRENIALAVPDATEEQVVAAARDAQIHERILRLPQGYDTVLDAGSQLSGGERQRVAIARAILADAPVLVLDEATAFADPESEYLVQQALDRLTAGRTVLVIAHRLHTITGADRIVVLDRGRIAESGTHEALLASDGRYARLWRAGAGAGVTA is encoded by the coding sequence ATGGCGCGCGGATTCCAGGGCGCGGTGATGCGCGGTTTCGGGGCCAGAGACCACGAAGCGACCGTCGTCGAGACAGAGGAGATCACGCCGAAATTCGTGCGGGTGCGGTTCGTTTCGCCGACGCTGTTCGAGGACGTCGTCGTGGAGCCGGCGGCCTGGCTCCGGTTCTGGTTCCCGGATCCGGAAGGCGGCACGACGGAGTTCCAGCGCGCGTACACGCTCACCGAGGCCGACCCGGAAGCCGGCACGTTCGCGATCGACGTCGTCCTGCACGAGCCCGCCGGTCCGGCGTCGCGTTGGCTGCGTGACGCGTGCCCGGGCGCGAAGGTTCCGGTGATGTCACTGGGTTCCTCGTCCTTCTCGGTCCCCGCTGACCCTCCCGCCGGGTACCTGCTGATCGGTGACTCCGCCTCGATCCCGGCGATCAACGCGATCCTCGAGGTGATCCCGGCCGACCTCCCGATCGAGCTGTACCTCGAAGAGCACGACGAGACCGACAGGCTGATTCCGTTGGGCGGACACCCGCGGCTGACCGTGCACTGGGTGCCGCGCCTGGACGCGACGTCGCTGGCCGCGGCGATCGAGACGCGCGACTGGTCGGACTGGCAGGCGTGGATCGCGACGGAAGCCGGTTCGTTCAAACACCTGAAGACGCGTTTGCGTGAGGCGTTCGGCTTCCCCAAGTCCGAGGTGCACGGCCGCGCGTATTGGTACTACGGCCGGGCCATGGGTGCTTTCCGCGGAGAGAAGGAAGAACCGGCCGCCCAAGTCCCGAAGCCCGTCGCAGCGGCGCCGAAGGGGGCATGGCGGGCACAGGCGGCCGGACGGCTGCTCGCGCCGGTGCGGCGGACGCTGATCTTCGCCGGGATCCTGCAGGCCGTCGTGACGCTGATCGGCCTCGCTCCCTTCGTCCTGCTGGTGGAACTGGTCCGGCGGCTGCTCACGGGCGGCGAATCGTTGTGGGCGCTCGGTGTCTCGGCGCTGGTCCTGCTCGGCGTCGGCACCCTCTTGGAGTCCGCCGTCGTTCTCTGGCTGCACGCGGCCGACGCGCGGTTCGCCCGCGACCTGCGTCAACGCCTGCTGGGCAAACTCGCGCGCTTGCCGCTGGGCTGGTTCACCGCGCGGGGTTCGGGCACGGTCGCGAAACTCGTGCAGGGCGACACGCTCTCACTCCACTACCTGGTCACGCACGCCGTTCCCGACGCGGTGGCGGCCGTCGTCGCGCCGGTCGCCGTGCTGGCGTACCTGTTCGCGGTGGACTGGCGGCTCGCCCTCGTCCTGCTCGTCCCGATCCTCGTCTACCTCGTCACCACGTCGATCATGGTCGTCCAATCGGGACCCAAGACCGGCCAGGCGATGCGCTGGGCCGAGCGGATGGCGGGCGAGGCGGGCGCGTATCTGGAAGGGCAGCCGGTGATCCGCGTGTTCGGCGGCGCCGCGGCTTCGTCGTTCCGGCGGCGGCTCGACGAGTACCTCGGTTTCCTCGGCGACTGGCAGCGCCCGTTCACCGGCAAGAAGACCATGCTGGACTTCGCCACCCGGCCCGCCACCTTCCTGCTCCTGATCACCGGCATCGGCACGCCGATGGTGGTGGGCGGCGGGATGGAGCCGATGACGCTGATCCCGTTCCTGGTGCTGGGCACCACTTTCGGCGCGCGGCTGCTGGGCATCGGTTACGGGCTCGGCGGCGTTCGCGAGGGAATGCTGGCCGCACGCCGGATCCAGGTCGTGCTCGACGAACCGGAACTGTCCACAGTGGAGCTGGCAGTCCGCGACGGCGTCGAGCCGGGCACCGTGGAACTGGACCGGGTGGGCTTCGCCTACCGCTCCGGCGTTCCCGTGCTGGAGAACGTTTCCCTGACCTTGCGTCCCGGCACGGTGACCGCGCTGGTCGGCCCGTCGGGAGCGGGGAAGTCGACGCTCGCCGCCCTCGTCGCGCGGTTCCACGACGTCACCGAGGGAGCGATCCGGGTCGGCGGCCGGGACGTCCGCGCGTTCGCCGCCGACGAACTCTACGGCCGCGTCGGATTCGTGCTCCAGGATCCGCAACTCGTCCAGGGGACCGTACGGGAGAACATCGCCCTCGCCGTTCCGGACGCCACCGAAGAGCAGGTCGTCGCCGCGGCCCGGGACGCGCAGATCCACGAGCGGATCCTCCGGCTGCCCCAGGGATACGACACCGTCCTCGACGCCGGTTCCCAGCTGTCCGGCGGAGAACGCCAACGGGTGGCCATCGCCCGCGCGATCCTCGCCGACGCCCCTGTCCTCGTCCTCGACGAGGCGACCGCTTTCGCCGATCCCGAGTCGGAGTATCTCGTGCAGCAAGCACTCGACCGGCTCACCGCGGGCCGCACCGTCCTGGTCATCGCCCATCGCCTGCACACGATCACCGGCGCCGACCGTATCGTCGTCCTCGACCGTGGGCGGATCGCGGAAAGCGGTACCCACGAAGCACTTCTCGCCTCGGATGGGCGCTACGCCCGCCTGTGGCGGGCCGGCGCCGGTGCGGGGGTGACCGCGTGA
- a CDS encoding DUF7927 domain-containing protein has protein sequence MAERRGQNRWRRGVALLTVVVVALLMGAPLPANAQVQPRGAGTERPIGPEPVYSGLAHGGITMAANSVVQCGVGVVCNESASNASPVSWIKTDPAAPGNTASAANLNVPAGAKVLNARLYWQFNPVASSGTSGDGSRGNQVSIKTPGSGAYQRITAETYDWFPATTTGGSPTLYAYGGAADVTSLVTNAGTGEYTVADIQACQGQSISRTNLGCWGGWSLVVAYELPSEPLRYLQVWDGMQVVAGGSTPSSATIALSGIKAPTSRQPNVELGIVAGDGDAPITGDYLQVGPDASSLQTIAMPAPGGVATNNAFSSRIDRVTATGSGTNITSRNPNPVNNVGYDARSIDITGKVPAGTTALQVKIGTVGDALYPQTIWLVTDALEPDLQITKANDPVGNTDDNPPGYVTKGGEVTYTFDVANRHADGSTTDLDTATNVVLTDTLPDGVTFVAGSNPDCSAAGQVVTCNLRNLRPGQSQKVAFKVKVGLDVPDGTKLDNTGKLTFRGEDTGRPQERTSNTVRNTVASPGYQLTKTVDLAEAIPGDTLTYQVTLRNTGVIPVPALTVRDTLPPGTTYVSSTPSKGTASGTGPIDWAVNGLAVGETATLTVRVKVEEAAIGKELVNRANVPTGPPPVVPPDNRCPDDPAAACAKTKVPSPSYTVTKTADKESAAPGDTVRYKVVVANTGKVTAADLKVVDDLTGVLDDAVYQNDATASPGSVSYAEPKLTWTGTLAAGQSAEFTYSVKVKNPNTGDNRLKNVVTSETPGGNCPPGSTDPKCGTTTPVSGLLIEKSVDKQSANPGDVVKYTVTVRNTGQTKISGATFTDDLTQVLDDADYQNDGAATIGGVTYAAPKLTWTGDLGVGETSTVTYTVKVKNPNPGDDVLKNAVSSETPGGNCPPGSTDPKCGTTTPVSGLLIEKSVDKQSANPGDVVKYTVTVRNTGQTKISGATFTDDLTQVLDDADYQNDGAATIGGVTYAAPKLTWTGDLEVGATSTVTYTVKVKNPNLGDKKLSNVVTSETPGGNCPPGSTDPKCGTTTPVSGLTIEKSVDKQSANPGDIVKYTVTVRNTGQTKISGATFTDDLTQVLDDADYQNDGAATIGGVTYAAPKLTWTGDLEIGATSTVTYSVKVKNPNPGDNLLKNAVSSETPGGNCPPGSTDPKCGTTTPVSGLKIEKSVDKQSANPGDVVKYTVTVRNTGKTKISGATFTDDLTQVLDDADYQNDGAATIGGVTYAAPKLTWTGDLEIGATSTVTYSVKVKNPAPGDKKLINTVTSETPGGNCPPGSTDPKCGTTTPVSGLKIEKSVDKKAANPGDVVKYTVTVTNTGQTKISGATFTDDLTQVLDDADYQNDGAATIGGVTYAAPKLTWTGDLGVGETSTVTYTVKVKNPNTGDNRLKNVVTSETPGGNCPPGSTDPDCGTETPVSGLEIKKAVDKQSANPGDVVKYTVTVRNTGQTKISGAMFTDDLTQVLDDAVYWNDGAATIGGVTYAAPKLTWTGDLEIGATATVTYSVQVKNPGDGDKKLSNVVTSETPGGNCPPGSTDPDCGTTTPVSGLLIKKTADKKSVDPGDTVKYTITVTNTGQTEQIDATFTDDMTEVLDDADYQNDGAATIGGVTYAAPKLTWTGSLGIGQASVITYTVKIKNPNPGDKKLSNVVTSDTPGNNCPPDSTDPNCVADVPSRELTVKKTSDKQTANPGDVVTYTVTVTNTGKVPLVGEDAARVTDDLSEVLDDADYSDDATAAPVAGTFSFAAPNLVWVGDLPVGATTTLKYSVKVKNPVAGDHELRNTVSTNTPGTCPPQSDDPACSTVTPVPGISLEKKADKATANPGDVVKYTVTVRNTGKTKLTGATFTDDLTEVLDDVVFQKDGAATIGSVTYEEPKLTWTGDLEIGQTATVTYSVKVTKADGDGKLTNVITSDTPGGNCPPGSKDPKCGTTTPLSSLKIKKTVDKTEAKPGEVVTYTVTVENTGQAVVDDATFTDDLSQVLDDATFDGTAKASMGTVTYSAPKLTWKGELKPGEKATVTYAVTVRKPATGDHRLRNVVTSDTPGGNCPPGSANPDCGTDTPVPPTPPNPPPPEKPNPQPPTTPRPPGLAVTGSPVKTMTVLAFGMLAIGALLLLAGRRRRES, from the coding sequence ATGGCGGAACGGCGTGGGCAAAATCGGTGGCGCCGGGGCGTAGCACTGCTCACGGTGGTCGTCGTGGCCCTGCTGATGGGCGCCCCGCTGCCCGCGAACGCACAGGTCCAGCCGCGCGGGGCGGGTACCGAGCGGCCGATCGGGCCGGAGCCGGTGTATTCCGGGCTGGCGCACGGCGGCATCACGATGGCGGCCAACTCCGTCGTGCAGTGCGGTGTCGGCGTCGTCTGCAACGAGTCCGCGAGCAACGCGAGCCCGGTGTCGTGGATCAAGACCGACCCGGCCGCGCCCGGCAACACCGCGTCCGCGGCGAATCTGAACGTGCCCGCCGGCGCGAAGGTGCTCAACGCCCGGCTGTACTGGCAGTTCAACCCGGTCGCCAGCAGCGGGACCTCCGGTGACGGCAGCCGGGGCAACCAGGTCTCCATCAAGACCCCGGGCTCCGGCGCGTATCAGCGGATCACCGCCGAAACCTACGACTGGTTCCCCGCGACCACCACGGGCGGGTCCCCGACGCTGTACGCCTACGGCGGCGCGGCCGACGTCACGTCCCTCGTCACGAACGCCGGCACCGGGGAGTACACGGTCGCCGACATCCAGGCCTGCCAGGGCCAGTCGATCAGCCGGACGAACCTCGGCTGCTGGGGTGGCTGGTCGCTGGTGGTCGCCTACGAACTGCCCAGCGAGCCGCTGCGGTACCTGCAGGTCTGGGACGGGATGCAGGTGGTCGCGGGCGGCAGCACGCCGAGTTCGGCGACCATCGCGCTGAGCGGTATCAAGGCCCCGACCTCGCGTCAGCCCAACGTCGAACTCGGCATCGTCGCGGGTGACGGCGACGCGCCCATCACCGGCGACTACCTCCAGGTCGGCCCGGACGCCTCCAGCCTGCAGACGATCGCGATGCCCGCGCCCGGCGGCGTGGCGACCAACAACGCCTTCAGCAGCCGCATCGACCGGGTCACGGCCACCGGTTCGGGCACGAACATCACGTCGCGGAATCCCAATCCGGTGAACAACGTCGGGTACGACGCCCGCAGCATCGACATCACCGGCAAGGTCCCCGCGGGGACCACCGCGCTCCAGGTCAAGATCGGCACCGTCGGCGACGCGCTGTACCCGCAGACGATCTGGCTCGTCACCGACGCCCTCGAACCGGATCTGCAGATCACCAAGGCCAACGACCCGGTCGGCAACACCGACGACAATCCACCTGGTTATGTCACCAAGGGCGGCGAGGTCACCTACACCTTCGACGTCGCCAACCGGCACGCCGACGGCTCCACCACCGACCTCGACACCGCGACGAACGTCGTGCTCACCGACACCCTGCCCGACGGCGTCACGTTCGTGGCCGGGTCCAATCCGGACTGTTCGGCCGCCGGGCAGGTGGTCACGTGCAATCTCCGGAATCTGAGGCCGGGGCAGTCGCAGAAGGTCGCCTTCAAGGTCAAGGTCGGGCTCGACGTGCCGGACGGCACCAAACTCGACAACACCGGCAAGCTCACCTTCCGCGGCGAGGACACCGGACGGCCGCAGGAACGCACGTCGAACACCGTGCGGAACACGGTCGCGTCGCCCGGGTACCAGCTGACGAAGACGGTCGACCTCGCCGAGGCGATCCCCGGCGACACCCTGACCTACCAGGTGACGCTGCGGAACACCGGCGTGATCCCCGTGCCCGCGCTCACGGTGCGCGACACGCTGCCGCCGGGGACGACCTACGTGTCGTCCACTCCCTCGAAGGGCACCGCGTCCGGGACCGGGCCGATCGACTGGGCCGTGAATGGTCTCGCGGTCGGGGAGACCGCCACGCTGACCGTGCGCGTGAAGGTCGAGGAAGCCGCCATCGGCAAGGAACTGGTGAACCGCGCGAACGTCCCGACCGGACCGCCGCCGGTCGTCCCGCCGGACAACCGCTGCCCGGACGATCCCGCGGCCGCGTGCGCGAAGACCAAGGTGCCGTCGCCGTCGTACACGGTGACGAAGACCGCGGACAAGGAGTCCGCCGCCCCCGGCGACACCGTGCGCTACAAGGTCGTCGTCGCCAACACCGGCAAGGTGACCGCGGCGGATCTCAAGGTCGTGGACGATCTGACCGGGGTGCTGGACGACGCGGTCTATCAGAACGACGCCACCGCGTCGCCCGGCTCGGTGTCCTATGCGGAACCGAAGCTGACCTGGACCGGCACGCTCGCCGCGGGGCAGAGCGCGGAGTTCACCTACTCGGTCAAGGTGAAGAACCCGAACACCGGTGACAACCGGCTCAAGAACGTGGTGACGTCGGAGACGCCGGGTGGTAACTGTCCGCCGGGTTCGACGGATCCGAAGTGCGGTACGACGACGCCGGTTTCGGGGCTGTTGATCGAGAAGTCGGTCGACAAGCAGTCCGCGAATCCGGGTGACGTGGTGAAGTACACGGTCACCGTGCGGAACACGGGGCAGACCAAGATCTCTGGTGCGACGTTCACCGATGATCTGACGCAGGTGCTCGATGACGCGGATTACCAGAATGACGGTGCGGCGACGATCGGTGGTGTGACCTATGCGGCGCCGAAGCTGACGTGGACCGGCGATCTCGGCGTTGGCGAAACGTCCACGGTGACGTACACGGTCAAGGTGAAGAATCCCAACCCGGGCGATGACGTGCTGAAGAACGCGGTGTCGTCGGAGACGCCGGGTGGTAACTGTCCGCCGGGTTCGACGGATCCGAAGTGCGGTACGACGACGCCGGTTTCGGGGTTGCTGATCGAGAAGTCGGTCGACAAGCAGTCGGCGAATCCGGGCGATGTCGTGAAGTACACGGTGACGGTGCGGAACACAGGCCAGACGAAGATTTCCGGTGCGACGTTCACCGACGATCTCACGCAGGTGCTGGACGACGCGGACTATCAAAACGATGGTGCGGCGACGATCGGTGGTGTCACGTATGCGGCGCCGAAGCTGACCTGGACCGGGGATCTGGAGGTCGGCGCCACGTCGACGGTCACGTACACGGTGAAGGTCAAGAACCCGAACCTCGGTGACAAGAAACTGTCCAATGTGGTCACTTCGGAGACCCCGGGTGGTAACTGCCCGCCGGGCTCCACCGATCCGAAGTGCGGGACCACCACGCCGGTGTCGGGGCTGACGATCGAGAAGTCGGTCGACAAGCAGTCGGCGAATCCGGGCGATATCGTGAAATACACCGTGACGGTGCGGAACACCGGGCAGACCAAGATCTCTGGTGCGACGTTCACCGATGATCTGACGCAGGTTCTCGATGACGCCGATTACCAGAATGACGGTGCGGCGACGATCGGCGGCGTCACGTATGCGGCACCGAAGCTGACCTGGACCGGCGATCTGGAAATCGGTGCCACCTCGACGGTGACCTACTCGGTCAAGGTGAAGAATCCCAACCCGGGCGACAACCTGCTGAAGAACGCGGTCTCGTCGGAGACGCCGGGCGGGAACTGCCCGCCGGGGTCCACGGATCCGAAGTGTGGCACCACGACACCGGTTTCCGGTCTGAAGATCGAGAAGTCCGTGGACAAGCAGTCGGCGAATCCGGGCGATGTCGTGAAGTACACCGTGACGGTGCGGAACACCGGTAAGACCAAGATTTCGGGCGCGACGTTCACTGATGATCTGACGCAGGTTCTCGATGACGCCGATTACCAGAACGACGGTGCGGCGACGATCGGCGGCGTCACGTATGCGGCACCGAAGCTGACCTGGACCGGAGATCTGGAGATCGGCGCCACGTCGACGGTGACGTACTCGGTGAAGGTCAAGAATCCCGCCCCAGGCGACAAGAAGCTCATCAACACGGTCACCTCGGAGACGCCGGGCGGCAACTGTCCGCCGGGGTCCACGGATCCGAAGTGTGGCACCACGACACCGGTTTCCGGCTTGAAGATCGAGAAGTCGGTCGACAAGAAGGCCGCGAATCCGGGCGATGTCGTGAAGTACACGGTGACCGTCACGAACACCGGCCAGACGAAGATCTCCGGTGCGACGTTCACCGACGATCTCACGCAGGTTCTCGACGATGCCGACTACCAGAACGATGGTGCGGCGACCATCGGCGGCGTCACTTACGCGGCGCCGAAGCTGACCTGGACCGGTGATCTCGGCGTCGGCGAGACCTCCACGGTGACCTACACCGTCAAGGTGAAGAACCCGAACACCGGCGACAATCGGCTCAAGAACGTCGTGACGTCGGAGACCCCGGGCGGGAACTGCCCGCCGGGTTCGACCGATCCGGACTGTGGCACGGAGACCCCGGTTTCGGGCCTGGAGATCAAGAAGGCGGTCGACAAGCAGTCCGCGAATCCCGGTGACGTCGTGAAGTACACGGTCACGGTGCGGAACACCGGCCAGACGAAGATCTCCGGTGCCATGTTCACCGACGATCTGACCCAGGTTCTCGACGACGCCGTCTACTGGAACGATGGTGCGGCGACGATCGGTGGTGTCACGTACGCGGCGCCGAAGCTGACGTGGACCGGTGACCTCGAAATCGGCGCGACGGCCACGGTGACGTACTCGGTCCAGGTGAAGAACCCGGGCGACGGAGACAAGAAACTGTCCAATGTGGTCACTTCGGAGACTCCGGGCGGGAACTGCCCGCCGGGTTCGACCGATCCGGACTGCGGCACGACGACGCCGGTCTCCGGGCTGCTCATCAAGAAGACCGCCGACAAGAAGTCGGTCGACCCCGGCGACACGGTGAAGTACACGATCACCGTCACCAACACCGGGCAGACCGAACAGATCGACGCCACCTTCACCGACGACATGACCGAGGTCCTGGACGACGCCGACTACCAGAACGACGGTGCGGCGACGATCGGTGGCGTCACCTATGCGGCGCCGAAGCTGACGTGGACCGGTTCGCTGGGCATCGGGCAGGCGTCGGTCATCACCTACACGGTCAAGATCAAGAACCCGAACCCCGGTGACAAGAAACTGTCCAATGTGGTCACCTCGGACACGCCGGGCAACAACTGCCCGCCGGATTCGACCGACCCGAACTGTGTCGCGGACGTGCCGTCGCGCGAGCTGACGGTCAAGAAGACCTCGGACAAGCAGACCGCGAACCCGGGCGACGTCGTCACCTACACCGTGACCGTCACCAACACCGGCAAGGTCCCCCTGGTCGGCGAGGACGCCGCACGGGTCACGGACGACCTGTCCGAGGTGCTCGACGACGCCGACTACTCCGACGACGCCACGGCGGCGCCGGTCGCCGGCACGTTCTCCTTCGCTGCGCCGAACCTGGTGTGGGTGGGGGATCTGCCGGTCGGAGCGACGACCACGCTGAAGTACTCGGTGAAGGTGAAGAACCCGGTGGCGGGCGATCACGAACTGCGGAACACCGTCAGCACCAACACGCCGGGCACGTGCCCGCCGCAGTCCGACGATCCGGCGTGTTCGACCGTCACCCCGGTGCCCGGGATCTCGCTGGAGAAGAAGGCGGACAAGGCCACGGCGAATCCGGGCGACGTCGTGAAGTACACGGTGACCGTGCGTAACACGGGCAAGACGAAGCTGACCGGTGCGACGTTCACCGACGACCTCACCGAGGTCCTCGACGACGTCGTGTTCCAGAAGGACGGCGCGGCGACGATCGGTTCGGTGACCTACGAGGAGCCGAAGCTGACCTGGACCGGCGATCTGGAGATCGGGCAGACGGCGACGGTCACGTACAGCGTCAAGGTCACCAAGGCCGACGGCGACGGCAAGCTCACCAACGTGATCACATCCGACACCCCGGGCGGCAACTGCCCGCCGGGCAGCAAGGATCCGAAGTGCGGCACGACGACACCGCTGTCCAGCTTGAAGATCAAGAAGACGGTCGACAAGACGGAGGCGAAGCCGGGCGAGGTCGTCACGTACACCGTGACGGTGGAGAACACCGGGCAGGCCGTGGTGGACGACGCGACGTTCACCGACGACCTGAGCCAGGTGCTGGACGACGCGACCTTCGACGGCACCGCGAAGGCGAGCATGGGAACGGTCACCTACTCCGCGCCGAAGCTCACCTGGAAGGGCGAGCTGAAGCCGGGGGAGAAGGCCACCGTCACCTACGCGGTCACCGTGCGGAAGCCGGCGACCGGTGACCACCGCCTCCGCAACGTCGTCACGTCGGACACACCCGGCGGCAACTGCCCGCCGGGCTCGGCGAACCCTGACTGCGGCACGGACACCCCGGTGCCGCCGACACCGCCGAACCCGCCGCCGCCGGAGAAGCCGAACCCGCAGCCGCCGACCACCCCGCGTCCGCCCGGTCTCGCCGTGACCGGCTCACCGGTGAAGACGATGACGGTGCTGGCGTTCGGGATGCTGGCCATCGGCGCGCTGCTGCTCCTCGCCGGACGGAGGCGCCGGGAGTCCTAG